One part of the Tissierellales bacterium genome encodes these proteins:
- a CDS encoding RNHCP domain-containing protein, producing the protein MSRNKENTSFNCEYCGKKVLPLSNGSFRNHCPFCLYSKHVDVIPGDRLSSCKGLMEPIGIKMHSKKGFQIIHKCLSCGQIKVNKIAENTKQPDDIEKIIELT; encoded by the coding sequence ATGAGTAGAAATAAAGAAAATACATCATTTAATTGTGAATACTGTGGTAAAAAAGTTTTACCATTAAGTAATGGTAGTTTTAGAAATCACTGTCCCTTTTGCCTATACTCAAAGCATGTAGATGTAATTCCTGGAGATAGATTAAGTTCTTGTAAAGGACTTATGGAACCTATAGGAATTAAGATGCACTCTAAGAAAGGATTTCAGATAATACACAAATGCTTAAGTTGTGGACAGATAAAAGTAAATAAAATTGCTGAAAATACAAAACAGCCTGATGATATAGAAAAAATAATAGAATTAACTTAA